A DNA window from Ostrea edulis chromosome 5, xbOstEdul1.1, whole genome shotgun sequence contains the following coding sequences:
- the LOC125650469 gene encoding ubiquitin carboxyl-terminal hydrolase 3-like isoform X2, translating into MECPHLQDNACITTPNIKSENLPSRFLCGVCKTEQSPWICVKCGRIHCGRYVNGHAKLHHEESTNHAVCMDCDNLAVFCYKCDEFVINDTTLGHIEKLRKQLQSISSAQAQMRQKTRRRCSTDSQENETSIKKIKKDDRLSKPRSSGLRNLGNTCFMNAVLQSLSNIQQFCGYIKQLPSLEEKVTKVKKVQTRKSKSLEEDFLLVEELRKTLCALWQGSKGAISPESLFAVIWKVVPRFRGYQQQDAHEFMRYLLDRLHTELLTLLPYPNSDSPFIGPKGKSTIVTAIFDLSLDIPQQFCTRGVKAKDGEQPRCTLSDCLQSFTDLEELEESELYMCSNCKMKQRSTKKFWIRRLPNVLCLHIKRFRWQSFFRVKLETFVEFPLEGLNMHKYILDNLHETRGSGGGSNEYDLAAVVVHHGSGAGSGHYTSYARHEGQWFHFNDSTVTPCEQETVAKCKAYILFYIRRQFKVPDYLSIRNGK; encoded by the exons atggaGTGCCCTCATCTTCAAGACAATGCCTGCATAACGACACCGAATATAAAGAGTGAGAATCTCCCATCGCGCTTTCTATGTGGTG tttgtaaaACTGAACAGAGCCCATGGATTTGTGTAAAATGTGGACGTATCCATTGTGGAAG ATATGTAAATGGACATGCCAAGCTCCATCATGAAGAATCAACGAACCACGCAGTTTGCATGGACTGCGACAACCTGGCTGTCTTTTG ttATAAGTGTGATGAGTTTGTCATCAATGACACTACTCTTGGCCACATTGAGAAGCTCCGTAAACAGCTCCAGTCCATTTCCAG tgCCCAGGCTCAAATGAGGCAAAAAACCAGACGGAGATGCTCAACTGACTCACAAGAAAATGAAACatcaataaagaaaattaaaaag GATGATAGACTAAGTAAGCCAAGATCCTCTGGATTAAGGAATCTGGGGAATACATGTTTTATGAATGCAGTGTTGCAATCTCTGAG TAACATTCAGCAGTTTTGTGGCTATATAAAGCAACTACCATCACTAGAAGAAAAAGTAACAAAGGTCAAGAAAGTGCAAACCAGGAAATCGAAATCATTGGAGGAGGATTT CTTATTGGTTGAAGAGCTTAGGAAGACCCTTTGTGCCCTGTGGCAAGGCTCAAAAGGTGCTATTTCACCAGAATCCTTGTTTGCTGTTATTTGGAAGGTTGTACCCAGATTTAG AGGATACCAACAGCAAGATGCCCATGAATTTATGCGATATCTCTTGGACAGGCTCCACACAGAGCTTCTCACCCTGCTGCCCTACCCAAACAGTGACAGTCCATTTATTGGACCGAAGGGCAAGAGCACCATCGTCACTGCAATTTTTG ATTTATCTCTTGATATTCCACAACAGTTTTGTACCAGAGGTGTCAAAGCAAAAGATGGGGAGCAACCCCGATGTACCTTATCAG ATTGTTTGCAGAGTTTTACTGATCTAGAAGAACTTGAAGAATCTGAGCTCTATATGTGTAGCAACTGTAAAATGAAACAGAGGTCCACCAAAAAATTCTGGATACGGAGACTGCCAAAT GTTCTGTGTTTACATATAAAACGGTTTCGGTGGCAGTCTTTCTTCAGAGTGAAATTAGAGACGTTTGTAGAATTTCCACTGGAAGGATTGAACATGCACAAGTACATTCTTGATAATTTG cATGAGACTCGGGGAAGTGGTGGTGGAAGTAATGAGTATGACTTAGCGGCAGTGGTTGTCCATCATGGTTCAGG GGCAGGATCAGGTCACTACACATCATACGCCAGACACGAAG GTCAATGGTTCCATTTTAATGACAGTACAGTGACTCCTTGTGAGCAAGAAACAGTGGCAAAATGTAAAGCATACATCTTGTTCTATATACGCCGGCAGTTCAAGGTCCCGGATTATTTATCCATCAGGAATGGAAAGTAG
- the LOC125650469 gene encoding ubiquitin carboxyl-terminal hydrolase 3-like isoform X1, which produces MECPHLQDNACITTPNIKSENLPSRFLCGVCKTEQSPWICVKCGRIHCGRYVNGHAKLHHEESTNHAVCMDCDNLAVFCYKCDEFVINDTTLGHIEKLRKQLQSISSAQAQMRQKTRRRCSTDSQENETSIKKIKKDDRLSKPRSSGLRNLGNTCFMNAVLQSLSNIQQFCGYIKQLPSLEEKVTKVKKVQTRKSKSLEEDFLLVEELRKTLCALWQGSKGAISPESLFAVIWKVVPRFRGYQQQDAHEFMRYLLDRLHTELLTLLPYPNSDSPFIGPKGKSTIVTAIFGGLLQNEVNCLVCGVESKKHDPFLDLSLDIPQQFCTRGVKAKDGEQPRCTLSDCLQSFTDLEELEESELYMCSNCKMKQRSTKKFWIRRLPNVLCLHIKRFRWQSFFRVKLETFVEFPLEGLNMHKYILDNLHETRGSGGGSNEYDLAAVVVHHGSGAGSGHYTSYARHEGQWFHFNDSTVTPCEQETVAKCKAYILFYIRRQFKVPDYLSIRNGK; this is translated from the exons atggaGTGCCCTCATCTTCAAGACAATGCCTGCATAACGACACCGAATATAAAGAGTGAGAATCTCCCATCGCGCTTTCTATGTGGTG tttgtaaaACTGAACAGAGCCCATGGATTTGTGTAAAATGTGGACGTATCCATTGTGGAAG ATATGTAAATGGACATGCCAAGCTCCATCATGAAGAATCAACGAACCACGCAGTTTGCATGGACTGCGACAACCTGGCTGTCTTTTG ttATAAGTGTGATGAGTTTGTCATCAATGACACTACTCTTGGCCACATTGAGAAGCTCCGTAAACAGCTCCAGTCCATTTCCAG tgCCCAGGCTCAAATGAGGCAAAAAACCAGACGGAGATGCTCAACTGACTCACAAGAAAATGAAACatcaataaagaaaattaaaaag GATGATAGACTAAGTAAGCCAAGATCCTCTGGATTAAGGAATCTGGGGAATACATGTTTTATGAATGCAGTGTTGCAATCTCTGAG TAACATTCAGCAGTTTTGTGGCTATATAAAGCAACTACCATCACTAGAAGAAAAAGTAACAAAGGTCAAGAAAGTGCAAACCAGGAAATCGAAATCATTGGAGGAGGATTT CTTATTGGTTGAAGAGCTTAGGAAGACCCTTTGTGCCCTGTGGCAAGGCTCAAAAGGTGCTATTTCACCAGAATCCTTGTTTGCTGTTATTTGGAAGGTTGTACCCAGATTTAG AGGATACCAACAGCAAGATGCCCATGAATTTATGCGATATCTCTTGGACAGGCTCCACACAGAGCTTCTCACCCTGCTGCCCTACCCAAACAGTGACAGTCCATTTATTGGACCGAAGGGCAAGAGCACCATCGTCACTGCAATTTTTGGTGGGctccttcaaaatgaggtcaactGTCTTGTATGTGGGGTTGAATCAAAAAAGCATGATCCATTTCTAG ATTTATCTCTTGATATTCCACAACAGTTTTGTACCAGAGGTGTCAAAGCAAAAGATGGGGAGCAACCCCGATGTACCTTATCAG ATTGTTTGCAGAGTTTTACTGATCTAGAAGAACTTGAAGAATCTGAGCTCTATATGTGTAGCAACTGTAAAATGAAACAGAGGTCCACCAAAAAATTCTGGATACGGAGACTGCCAAAT GTTCTGTGTTTACATATAAAACGGTTTCGGTGGCAGTCTTTCTTCAGAGTGAAATTAGAGACGTTTGTAGAATTTCCACTGGAAGGATTGAACATGCACAAGTACATTCTTGATAATTTG cATGAGACTCGGGGAAGTGGTGGTGGAAGTAATGAGTATGACTTAGCGGCAGTGGTTGTCCATCATGGTTCAGG GGCAGGATCAGGTCACTACACATCATACGCCAGACACGAAG GTCAATGGTTCCATTTTAATGACAGTACAGTGACTCCTTGTGAGCAAGAAACAGTGGCAAAATGTAAAGCATACATCTTGTTCTATATACGCCGGCAGTTCAAGGTCCCGGATTATTTATCCATCAGGAATGGAAAGTAG
- the LOC125650469 gene encoding ubiquitin carboxyl-terminal hydrolase 3-like isoform X3 — MECPHLQDNACITTPNIKSENLPSRFLCGVCKTEQSPWICVKCGRIHCGRYVNGHAKLHHEESTNHAVCMDCDNLAVFCYKCDEFVINDTTLGHIEKLRKQLQSISSAQAQMRQKTRRRCSTDSQENETSIKKIKKDDRLSKPRSSGLRNLGNTCFMNAVLQSLSNIQQFCGYIKQLPSLEEKVTKVKKVQTRKSKSLEEDFLLVEELRKTLCALWQGSKGAISPESLFAVIWKVVPRFRGYQQQDAHEFMRYLLDRLHTELLTLLPYPNSDSPFIGPKGKSTIVTAIFGGLLQNEVNCLVCGVESKKHDPFLDLSLDIPQQFCTRGVKAKDGEQPRCTLSDCLQSFTDLEELEESELYMCSNCKMKQRSTKKFWIRRLPNVLCLHIKRFRWQSFFRVKLETFVEFPLEGLNMHKYILDNLHETRGSGGGSNEYDLAAVVVHHGSGSMVPF, encoded by the exons atggaGTGCCCTCATCTTCAAGACAATGCCTGCATAACGACACCGAATATAAAGAGTGAGAATCTCCCATCGCGCTTTCTATGTGGTG tttgtaaaACTGAACAGAGCCCATGGATTTGTGTAAAATGTGGACGTATCCATTGTGGAAG ATATGTAAATGGACATGCCAAGCTCCATCATGAAGAATCAACGAACCACGCAGTTTGCATGGACTGCGACAACCTGGCTGTCTTTTG ttATAAGTGTGATGAGTTTGTCATCAATGACACTACTCTTGGCCACATTGAGAAGCTCCGTAAACAGCTCCAGTCCATTTCCAG tgCCCAGGCTCAAATGAGGCAAAAAACCAGACGGAGATGCTCAACTGACTCACAAGAAAATGAAACatcaataaagaaaattaaaaag GATGATAGACTAAGTAAGCCAAGATCCTCTGGATTAAGGAATCTGGGGAATACATGTTTTATGAATGCAGTGTTGCAATCTCTGAG TAACATTCAGCAGTTTTGTGGCTATATAAAGCAACTACCATCACTAGAAGAAAAAGTAACAAAGGTCAAGAAAGTGCAAACCAGGAAATCGAAATCATTGGAGGAGGATTT CTTATTGGTTGAAGAGCTTAGGAAGACCCTTTGTGCCCTGTGGCAAGGCTCAAAAGGTGCTATTTCACCAGAATCCTTGTTTGCTGTTATTTGGAAGGTTGTACCCAGATTTAG AGGATACCAACAGCAAGATGCCCATGAATTTATGCGATATCTCTTGGACAGGCTCCACACAGAGCTTCTCACCCTGCTGCCCTACCCAAACAGTGACAGTCCATTTATTGGACCGAAGGGCAAGAGCACCATCGTCACTGCAATTTTTGGTGGGctccttcaaaatgaggtcaactGTCTTGTATGTGGGGTTGAATCAAAAAAGCATGATCCATTTCTAG ATTTATCTCTTGATATTCCACAACAGTTTTGTACCAGAGGTGTCAAAGCAAAAGATGGGGAGCAACCCCGATGTACCTTATCAG ATTGTTTGCAGAGTTTTACTGATCTAGAAGAACTTGAAGAATCTGAGCTCTATATGTGTAGCAACTGTAAAATGAAACAGAGGTCCACCAAAAAATTCTGGATACGGAGACTGCCAAAT GTTCTGTGTTTACATATAAAACGGTTTCGGTGGCAGTCTTTCTTCAGAGTGAAATTAGAGACGTTTGTAGAATTTCCACTGGAAGGATTGAACATGCACAAGTACATTCTTGATAATTTG cATGAGACTCGGGGAAGTGGTGGTGGAAGTAATGAGTATGACTTAGCGGCAGTGGTTGTCCATCATGGTTCAGG GTCAATGGTTCCATTTTAA
- the LOC125650469 gene encoding ubiquitin carboxyl-terminal hydrolase 3-like isoform X4 has translation MDCDNLAVFCYKCDEFVINDTTLGHIEKLRKQLQSISSAQAQMRQKTRRRCSTDSQENETSIKKIKKDDRLSKPRSSGLRNLGNTCFMNAVLQSLSNIQQFCGYIKQLPSLEEKVTKVKKVQTRKSKSLEEDFLLVEELRKTLCALWQGSKGAISPESLFAVIWKVVPRFRGYQQQDAHEFMRYLLDRLHTELLTLLPYPNSDSPFIGPKGKSTIVTAIFGGLLQNEVNCLVCGVESKKHDPFLDLSLDIPQQFCTRGVKAKDGEQPRCTLSDCLQSFTDLEELEESELYMCSNCKMKQRSTKKFWIRRLPNVLCLHIKRFRWQSFFRVKLETFVEFPLEGLNMHKYILDNLHETRGSGGGSNEYDLAAVVVHHGSGAGSGHYTSYARHEGQWFHFNDSTVTPCEQETVAKCKAYILFYIRRQFKVPDYLSIRNGK, from the exons ATGGACTGCGACAACCTGGCTGTCTTTTG ttATAAGTGTGATGAGTTTGTCATCAATGACACTACTCTTGGCCACATTGAGAAGCTCCGTAAACAGCTCCAGTCCATTTCCAG tgCCCAGGCTCAAATGAGGCAAAAAACCAGACGGAGATGCTCAACTGACTCACAAGAAAATGAAACatcaataaagaaaattaaaaag GATGATAGACTAAGTAAGCCAAGATCCTCTGGATTAAGGAATCTGGGGAATACATGTTTTATGAATGCAGTGTTGCAATCTCTGAG TAACATTCAGCAGTTTTGTGGCTATATAAAGCAACTACCATCACTAGAAGAAAAAGTAACAAAGGTCAAGAAAGTGCAAACCAGGAAATCGAAATCATTGGAGGAGGATTT CTTATTGGTTGAAGAGCTTAGGAAGACCCTTTGTGCCCTGTGGCAAGGCTCAAAAGGTGCTATTTCACCAGAATCCTTGTTTGCTGTTATTTGGAAGGTTGTACCCAGATTTAG AGGATACCAACAGCAAGATGCCCATGAATTTATGCGATATCTCTTGGACAGGCTCCACACAGAGCTTCTCACCCTGCTGCCCTACCCAAACAGTGACAGTCCATTTATTGGACCGAAGGGCAAGAGCACCATCGTCACTGCAATTTTTGGTGGGctccttcaaaatgaggtcaactGTCTTGTATGTGGGGTTGAATCAAAAAAGCATGATCCATTTCTAG ATTTATCTCTTGATATTCCACAACAGTTTTGTACCAGAGGTGTCAAAGCAAAAGATGGGGAGCAACCCCGATGTACCTTATCAG ATTGTTTGCAGAGTTTTACTGATCTAGAAGAACTTGAAGAATCTGAGCTCTATATGTGTAGCAACTGTAAAATGAAACAGAGGTCCACCAAAAAATTCTGGATACGGAGACTGCCAAAT GTTCTGTGTTTACATATAAAACGGTTTCGGTGGCAGTCTTTCTTCAGAGTGAAATTAGAGACGTTTGTAGAATTTCCACTGGAAGGATTGAACATGCACAAGTACATTCTTGATAATTTG cATGAGACTCGGGGAAGTGGTGGTGGAAGTAATGAGTATGACTTAGCGGCAGTGGTTGTCCATCATGGTTCAGG GGCAGGATCAGGTCACTACACATCATACGCCAGACACGAAG GTCAATGGTTCCATTTTAATGACAGTACAGTGACTCCTTGTGAGCAAGAAACAGTGGCAAAATGTAAAGCATACATCTTGTTCTATATACGCCGGCAGTTCAAGGTCCCGGATTATTTATCCATCAGGAATGGAAAGTAG